TGCCACGTCGAAGGCCTCTCGCCTCGATTACGTGTCGTCGCCTCGCACGGTCGCGATCCGACGACTGATGCCGAATGGGACGGTCCGAACGCCGACCCGAACCCTAACGCTGAAGTTTAGGGTTACCAGTGTGTCTGTTCCTTGGACTCTTCCGAACAGGACACTAAGTCGACAAGTGGCGCACGTTCAACGAACACGCCGAACCTCCCGTTTTTCTTTTCACCCTATGTGATCAGCCATGTCACTGCCCAACCAGGGTGCTGGCCTGCGCAGACGCGCGTCAACTCCCTGATGACGCGGGGGCGGTGGGAACGCTCACGTCGAAGTGAGCCGCCCCGGGGGTGGCTTTCATGAGAGCAATGAGCGTATGCGCCTTGGCGCGGCCCTTCTCACCACTGCCCCAGTCGACGGTGCGGTCGCCGCTCAACTCCAGGGTGACGGAGTCGTACGAACGGACCTTGACGACCCTGGTGGCGCGGGCGACCGCGGCCGGAAGGGAACCGGCCACGAGCACCGCCTCGCGCACCAGCCGGGCGGTGCCGAAGCGGCGCAGGCCCGCGGAGTGGGACGCCGTCAATTCCAGTACGGGCACACCCTGCGGGGCGCGAGCGACCGTGGCATATCGCACACCCTCGGCGTCCACTTCGACGAACTTTCCGCCCTTTTCGACAATCAGGACCGGCCTACGCTCAGTTACTTTCAGCCCGATTCCATGAGGCCAGGAACGGACGACGTCAACCGAGTCAATTCGGGGCAATTTCCGGAGCAGACTCGCCTCGATCGCATCGGTGTCGACTGAAATCAACGGCGATCCGACCGAGACGTCGGCCGCCTCGACGACCTGTTCGGCCGTCAGGACGCGCGTGCCGGTGGCCGATACCCGCTCCACGCGCGTCCACTGCGAGCCGTAGAGGATCCAGACCCCGCCCCCCGCGAGCAGGGCCAGACAGACCATCACAACAATGAGCGTTCGAGGCTTCGGCAGCCTCTTCGGCCTCTTGAGGAGAGGCTGCCGGGGCGGGCCGGAGCCCGCGTCCTGCCGGTCCTGCCGTTCGGCGGTGGTCGGTCCGGCCACGCTCCCCTGCCTTCTGCCGCGCGCTAGCGGCGCGACGCGATCGCCTCGTACACCATCCCGACGAGCAGGTCGTCGGCGTCCCTGCGGCCGAACTCGGAGGCCGCGCGGGACATCTCGAACAGCCGGTGCGGATCGGCGAGCACGGGCAGGACATTGCCCTGGATCCATTGCGGCGTCAGTTCCGCGTCGTCGACCAGCAGTCCGCCGCCGGCCTTGACCACCGGCTGGGCGTTCAGCCGCTGTTCGCCGTTGCCGATGGGCAGCGGGACGTAGACGGCGGGGAGCCCGACGGCGGAGAGTTCGGCGACGGTCATCGCGCCCGCGCGGCAGAGCATCATGTCGGCCGCGGCGTACGCGAGGTCCATCCGGTCCACGTACGGTACCGGGATGTACGGGGGCATCCCCGGCATCTGGTGGACCTGCGGCAGTTCGTTCTTCGGGCCGACCGCGTGCAGGATCTGGATACCGGCCTGCTGGAGGTACGGGGCGGTCTGCTCGATCACCTGGTTGAGGCGGCGGGCGCCCTGCGAGCCGCCGGAGACCAGCAGCGTCGGCAGGGAGGGGTCGAGCCCGAACGCGGCGCGGGCCTCGGGGCGCACGGCGGCCCGGTCGAGCGTGGCGATGGAGCGGCGCAGCGGGATACCGATGTAGCGGGCGCCGCGCAGCTTGCTGTCCGGGGTGGAGACCGCGACCTGGGCCGCGTACCGGGAGCCGATCTTGTTGGCCAGTCCCGGCCGCGCGTTGGCCTCGTGGACGACGATCGGGACGCCGAGGCGCTTGGCCGCGAGGTAGCCGGGCAGCGCCACGTAGCCGCCGAAGCCGACGACCGCGTCCGCCTTGGTGCGCTCCAGGATCTGCTCGGCCGCCTTGATGGTGCCGCGCAGCCGTCCGGGGACGGTGATCAGCTCGGGGGTGGGCTTGCGCGGCAGCGGTACCGCGGGGATCAGCCCGAGTTCGTAGCCCCGTTCCGGTACGAGCCGGGTCTCAAGTCCGCGCTCCGTGCCCAGGGCCGTGATGCCCATGGTCGGGTCCTGCCTGCGCAGGGCGTCCGCGAGGGCGAGCGCCGGCTCGATGTGGCCGGCGGTCCCCCCACCGGCGAGTACGACATGCACCGAAATTCACCGCTCTCCGGACGAACGCGCCGAGGCGCGCCGTCGCATCGTGTTCCACTTCCGAGGCCCCCGGACAGCGGAGCCTCTCACCGCAGCCCGCTTTCTGCCAAAGCGGGGCTGCCGCATCGCGAGTGCCGTCCGCGCAGCGGGATCCTCACGCGCGAAGGCGATCAGGAGCCCGATGGCGAACATGGTCGGCAGCAGGGCGGAACCCCCGTAGGAGAACAGCGGGAGCGGGACGCCGGCGATCGGCAGCAGGCCGAGCACCGCACCGATGTTGATCACGGCCTGGGCCGTGATCCAGGTGGTCACGCCACCCGCGGCGTACCTCACGAAGGGGTCCTCCGTGCGTCCGGCCACGCGGATACCCGCATAGCCTAGGGCCGCGAAGAGCGCGAGTACCGACAGAGTGCCCGCCAGACCCAGTTCCTCACCTGTGATGGCGAAGATGAAGTCGGTGTGGGCCTCGGGGAGTTGACCCCATTTCTCCACACTCGCCCCGAGGCCGGAGCCGAAGAGGCCGCCGGAGGCGAGGGCGTAGATGCCGTGCACGGCCTGCCAGCAGGAGTCGCCGGGACCCGGTTCGGTGGCGCCGAGACAGGCGAGGCGCGCCATGCGGTTGGGGCTGGTCCTGATGAGGATGAAGCCGAGGGTCAGCGCGATGGCGAGGACGCCGCCGAAGAGCCGGGTCGGGGCCCCCGCCAGCCACAGCAGGCCGAAGAGGATCGCGGTGAGGATGATCGCGGTGCCCATGTCGCCGCCGAGCATGATGAGCCCGAGCAGCATGAAGGCCACCGGTACGAGCGGCACCAGCATGTGCTTCCACTGGGTCAGCAGCCGCTTGTCCTGTTTGCGGGCGAGCAGGTCGGCTCCCCACAGGACGAGGGCGAGCTTGCCGAACTCGCTGGGCTGGAGCTGGAAGGGGCCGCCGACCGAGATCCAGTTCTGGTTGCCGTTGACCGCGACCCCTATCCCCGGCACCTGGACGAGGATCATCAGGAAGACCGAGCCCAGCAGCATCGGGTAGGCGAGCGCCCGGTGCAGTTTGGACGGCATCCGGGAGGCGGCCAGCAGCAACAGGCCGCCGAGCACGGCCGCGAGGAACTGTTTGCGGAAGAAGTAGCTGCCCGGCAGCGACAGCTGGAGCGCGGTGATCTGGGAGGCGGAGTACACCATCACCAGACCGAGCACGGTGATCAGCAGGCTGCCGCCGAGGATCAGGTAGTACGCCGTCAGCGGCCGGTCCCAGGCACGGCGTGCGCGGCCGTAGAGGCGGCCTACGGGGTTGTCGCGCGGCGGGCGGGGGGCGGGGGGCCGCCGGGGGGCCCGCTGGACGGGAGGACGCCCTGTACGGCTAGTGGGCACGGCGGGCTCCCCT
This sequence is a window from Streptomyces ortus. Protein-coding genes within it:
- the ftsW gene encoding putative lipid II flippase FtsW; its protein translation is MPTSRTGRPPVQRAPRRPPAPRPPRDNPVGRLYGRARRAWDRPLTAYYLILGGSLLITVLGLVMVYSASQITALQLSLPGSYFFRKQFLAAVLGGLLLLAASRMPSKLHRALAYPMLLGSVFLMILVQVPGIGVAVNGNQNWISVGGPFQLQPSEFGKLALVLWGADLLARKQDKRLLTQWKHMLVPLVPVAFMLLGLIMLGGDMGTAIILTAILFGLLWLAGAPTRLFGGVLAIALTLGFILIRTSPNRMARLACLGATEPGPGDSCWQAVHGIYALASGGLFGSGLGASVEKWGQLPEAHTDFIFAITGEELGLAGTLSVLALFAALGYAGIRVAGRTEDPFVRYAAGGVTTWITAQAVINIGAVLGLLPIAGVPLPLFSYGGSALLPTMFAIGLLIAFAREDPAARTALAMRQPRFGRKRAAVRGSAVRGPRKWNTMRRRASARSSGER
- a CDS encoding cell division protein FtsQ/DivIB; translation: MAGPTTAERQDRQDAGSGPPRQPLLKRPKRLPKPRTLIVVMVCLALLAGGGVWILYGSQWTRVERVSATGTRVLTAEQVVEAADVSVGSPLISVDTDAIEASLLRKLPRIDSVDVVRSWPHGIGLKVTERRPVLIVEKGGKFVEVDAEGVRYATVARAPQGVPVLELTASHSAGLRRFGTARLVREAVLVAGSLPAAVARATRVVKVRSYDSVTLELSGDRTVDWGSGEKGRAKAHTLIALMKATPGAAHFDVSVPTAPASSGS
- the murG gene encoding undecaprenyldiphospho-muramoylpentapeptide beta-N-acetylglucosaminyltransferase, producing MHVVLAGGGTAGHIEPALALADALRRQDPTMGITALGTERGLETRLVPERGYELGLIPAVPLPRKPTPELITVPGRLRGTIKAAEQILERTKADAVVGFGGYVALPGYLAAKRLGVPIVVHEANARPGLANKIGSRYAAQVAVSTPDSKLRGARYIGIPLRRSIATLDRAAVRPEARAAFGLDPSLPTLLVSGGSQGARRLNQVIEQTAPYLQQAGIQILHAVGPKNELPQVHQMPGMPPYIPVPYVDRMDLAYAAADMMLCRAGAMTVAELSAVGLPAVYVPLPIGNGEQRLNAQPVVKAGGGLLVDDAELTPQWIQGNVLPVLADPHRLFEMSRAASEFGRRDADDLLVGMVYEAIASRR